One window from the genome of Epinephelus fuscoguttatus linkage group LG3, E.fuscoguttatus.final_Chr_v1 encodes:
- the LOC125885740 gene encoding guanine nucleotide-binding protein G(I)/G(S)/G(O) subunit gamma-13-like, whose translation MEELDVPQMRREVESLQYQLAINREKSSITVTELVKWIEGCVCEDPFLNPELMRANPWVEKGKCVIL comes from the exons ATGGAGGAGTTAGACGTTCCACAGATGAGGAGAGAAGTGGAAAGCCTTCAGTATCAGCTGGCAATCAACAGAGAGAAATCTTCCATCACCGTTACTGA gcTGGTGAAGTGGATCGAGGGTTGTGTTTGTGAAGATCCATTTCTGAACCCTGAGCTGATGAGAGCCAACCCCTGGGTGGAGAAGGGCAAGTGTGTGATCCTCtag